In Streptomyces asoensis, a single genomic region encodes these proteins:
- a CDS encoding acyl-CoA synthetase translates to MTSTSPAGFWAQAAEDPERTVLVAPDGEEWTAGRLHTAANRLVHGLRAAGLERGDAFAVVLPNSAEFLTAHLAATQAGFYLVPVNHHLMGPEIAWIVSDSGAKVLVAHERFAEQARRAADEAALPAGRRYAVGAVEGFRPYAELLDGQPGSAPADRTLGWVMNYTSGTTGRPRGIRRPLPGKLPEEAYLGGFLGIFGIRPFDGNVHLVCSPLYHTAVLQFAAAALHLGHPLVLMDKWTPQEMLRLIDSHRCTHTHMVPTQFHRLLALPADVRARYDVSSMRHAIHGAAPCPDHVKRAMIDWWGTCVEEYYAASEGGGAFATAEDWLKKPGTVGKAWPISELAVFDDEGERLPAGELGTVYMKMTTGGFAYHKDEDKTRKNRIGDFFTVGDLGVLDEEGYLFLRDRKIDLIISGGVNIYPAEIESALLAHPAVADAAAFGIPHDDWGEQVKAVVEPAPGQEPGPALAAALLDHCADRLAGYKRPRSIDFITEMPRDPNGKLYKRRLREPYWEGRTRPL, encoded by the coding sequence GTGACCAGCACATCCCCCGCGGGCTTCTGGGCCCAGGCGGCCGAGGACCCCGAGCGCACCGTGCTCGTCGCGCCCGACGGCGAGGAATGGACCGCCGGACGGCTGCACACCGCCGCCAACCGGCTCGTGCACGGGCTGCGCGCCGCCGGTCTGGAACGCGGCGACGCCTTCGCCGTCGTCCTGCCCAACTCGGCCGAGTTCCTCACCGCCCACCTGGCCGCCACCCAGGCCGGGTTCTACCTCGTCCCCGTGAACCACCACCTGATGGGCCCCGAGATCGCCTGGATCGTCTCCGACTCCGGCGCCAAGGTCCTGGTCGCCCACGAGCGGTTCGCCGAACAGGCCCGCCGGGCCGCCGACGAGGCCGCCCTGCCCGCCGGCCGGCGGTACGCCGTCGGCGCGGTGGAGGGCTTCCGGCCGTACGCCGAACTCCTCGACGGACAGCCCGGTTCGGCGCCCGCCGACCGCACCCTCGGCTGGGTGATGAACTACACCTCGGGCACGACGGGCCGCCCGCGCGGCATCCGCCGCCCTCTGCCCGGCAAGCTGCCCGAGGAGGCCTACCTCGGCGGCTTCCTCGGCATCTTCGGCATCCGGCCCTTCGACGGCAACGTGCACCTCGTGTGCTCGCCGCTGTACCACACGGCGGTGCTCCAGTTCGCCGCCGCCGCCCTGCACCTCGGCCACCCCCTGGTCCTGATGGACAAGTGGACGCCGCAGGAGATGCTCCGGCTCATCGACTCCCACCGGTGCACGCACACCCACATGGTGCCGACCCAGTTCCACCGTCTGCTGGCCCTCCCGGCGGACGTCCGGGCCCGCTACGACGTGTCGTCCATGCGGCACGCCATCCACGGCGCCGCGCCCTGCCCCGACCATGTGAAGCGGGCGATGATCGACTGGTGGGGCACCTGTGTCGAGGAGTACTACGCGGCGAGCGAGGGCGGGGGCGCCTTCGCCACGGCCGAGGACTGGCTCAAGAAGCCCGGCACGGTGGGCAAGGCGTGGCCCATCAGCGAACTCGCCGTCTTCGACGACGAGGGCGAACGGCTGCCCGCCGGTGAACTCGGCACCGTCTACATGAAGATGACGACCGGCGGCTTCGCCTATCACAAGGACGAGGACAAGACCCGCAAGAACCGCATCGGCGACTTCTTCACCGTCGGCGACCTCGGCGTCCTCGACGAGGAGGGCTACCTCTTCCTGCGTGACCGCAAGATCGACCTGATCATCTCGGGCGGCGTCAACATCTACCCCGCCGAGATCGAGTCCGCGCTGCTCGCCCACCCCGCGGTCGCCGACGCCGCCGCCTTCGGCATCCCGCACGACGACTGGGGCGAGCAGGTCAAGGCCGTGGTCGAACCGGCCCCCGGCCAGGAGCCCGGACCCGCGCTGGCCGCCGCCCTCCTCGACCACTGCGCCGACCGGCTGGCCGGCTACAAGCGCCCCAGGAGCATCGACTTCATCACCGAGATGCCCCGCGACCCCAACGGCAAGCTGTACAAGCGGCGGCTGCGGGAGCCCTACTGGGAGGGCCGCACCCGCCCCTTGTGA
- a CDS encoding acyl-CoA synthetase yields MTPGHGSTVDGVLRRSARRTPARVAVEYRDRTWTYEELDEAVSRAAALLLGEGLAPGDRVGAYGHNSDAYLIAFLACARAGLVHVPVNQNLTGEDLAYLVRQSGSALVLADPELAGRLPGGTRWLALRDTQDSFLARLPDTPAYDGPEPRSEDLVQLLYTSGTTALPKGAMMTHRALVHEYLSAITALDLSAGDRPAHSLPLYHSAQLHVFLLPYLAIGATNLVLDAPDGDRLLDLVEEGRVDSLFAPPTVWIALAARPDFATRDLGGLRKAYYGASVMPVPVLERLRERLPGLGFYNCFGQSEIGPLATVLAPDEHKGRLDSCGRTVLFVDARVVDENGEDVPDGTPGEIVYRSPQLCEGYWDKPEETAAAFRDGWFRSGDLAVRDAHGYFTIVDRVKDVINSGGVLIASRQVEDALYTHEGVAEAAVIGLPDEKWIEAVTAVVVPRGEVTEEELVAHAREHLPAFKAPKRVVFVDALPRNASGKVLKRELRERFAS; encoded by the coding sequence ATGACGCCCGGACATGGCAGCACGGTCGACGGGGTGCTGCGGCGCAGCGCCCGCCGCACCCCGGCGCGGGTCGCGGTGGAGTACCGCGACCGCACCTGGACGTACGAGGAACTCGACGAGGCCGTCTCGCGCGCGGCGGCCCTCCTGCTCGGCGAGGGGCTCGCGCCCGGCGACCGGGTCGGCGCCTACGGCCACAACTCCGACGCCTACCTCATCGCGTTCCTCGCCTGTGCCCGGGCGGGCCTGGTGCACGTCCCGGTCAACCAGAACCTGACCGGCGAGGACCTGGCCTACCTCGTCCGCCAGTCGGGCAGCGCCCTGGTCCTCGCCGATCCCGAGCTGGCCGGACGGCTCCCCGGCGGCACCCGGTGGCTGGCGCTGCGCGACACGCAGGACTCGTTCCTCGCCCGGCTGCCCGACACCCCCGCGTACGACGGCCCCGAGCCGCGCTCCGAGGACCTGGTGCAGCTGCTCTACACCTCCGGTACGACCGCCCTGCCCAAGGGCGCGATGATGACCCACCGTGCCCTGGTGCACGAGTACCTGAGCGCGATCACCGCCCTCGACCTGAGCGCCGGTGACCGCCCCGCGCACTCCCTCCCGCTGTACCACTCGGCGCAGCTGCACGTGTTCCTGCTGCCCTACCTCGCGATCGGCGCCACGAACCTCGTCCTGGACGCGCCCGACGGCGACCGTCTCCTCGACCTCGTCGAGGAGGGCCGCGTGGACAGCCTCTTCGCCCCGCCGACCGTGTGGATCGCGCTGGCCGCTCGCCCCGACTTCGCCACCCGTGACCTCGGGGGGCTGCGCAAGGCGTACTACGGGGCGTCGGTCATGCCGGTGCCGGTCCTGGAGCGGCTGCGCGAACGCCTGCCGGGGCTGGGCTTCTACAACTGCTTCGGCCAGAGCGAGATCGGCCCGCTCGCCACCGTGCTCGCTCCCGACGAGCACAAGGGCCGGCTCGACTCGTGCGGGCGCACCGTCCTGTTCGTGGACGCCCGGGTGGTCGACGAGAACGGCGAGGACGTCCCCGACGGCACGCCCGGAGAGATCGTCTACCGGTCCCCGCAGCTGTGCGAGGGGTACTGGGACAAACCCGAGGAGACCGCCGCCGCCTTCCGCGACGGCTGGTTCCGCTCCGGTGACCTCGCCGTGCGCGACGCCCACGGCTACTTCACGATCGTCGACCGGGTGAAGGACGTCATCAACTCCGGGGGCGTGCTGATCGCTTCGCGGCAGGTCGAGGACGCGCTGTACACCCACGAGGGGGTAGCCGAGGCCGCCGTGATCGGCCTGCCCGACGAGAAGTGGATCGAGGCGGTCACGGCCGTGGTGGTACCGCGCGGCGAGGTCACCGAGGAGGAACTCGTCGCCCACGCCCGTGAGCACCTGCCCGCCTTCAAGGCGCCGAAGCGGGTCGTGTTCGTGGACGCCCTGCCGCGCAACGCCAGCGGCAAGGTCCTGAAGCGGGAGCTGCGCGAGCGCTTCGCCTCATGA
- the paaK gene encoding phenylacetate--CoA ligase PaaK, with product MTDARNPLDEGERLDAGALRTLQRERLRASLRHAYAEVPFYRAAFDKAGVHPDDCRDLSDLARFPFTTKADLREHYPYGMFAVPRDRLRRIHASSGTTGRPTVVGYTDADLSMWADMVARSIRAAGGRPGDTVHVAYGYGLFTGGLGAHYGAERLGCTVIPASGGMTSRQVRLILDLEPRIIMITPSYMLTLLDEFERQGVDPRSTSLRVGIFGAEPWTERMRREIEERFAIDAVDIYGLSEVIGPGVAQECVETKDGLHIWEDHFYPEVVDPVTGEVLPEGEEGELVFTSLTKEAMPIVRYRTRDLTRLLPGTARAFRRMQKVTGRSDDLVIVRGVNLFPTQVEEIVLGTPAVAPHFQLRLTREGRLDALTVRAEARPDATPEDRDTAARTIAAAVKDGIGVSVGVEIVDPESLERSVGKIKRIVDLRPRES from the coding sequence ATGACGGACGCGAGGAACCCGCTGGACGAGGGCGAGCGCCTGGACGCGGGTGCGCTGCGCACCCTGCAACGGGAGCGGCTGCGGGCCTCCCTGCGTCACGCGTACGCCGAGGTGCCGTTCTACCGTGCGGCCTTCGACAAGGCCGGTGTGCACCCCGACGACTGCCGCGACCTGAGCGATCTGGCCCGCTTCCCCTTCACCACCAAGGCCGATCTGCGCGAGCACTACCCGTACGGGATGTTCGCCGTGCCACGGGACCGGCTGCGCCGCATCCACGCGTCCAGCGGCACCACCGGCCGGCCGACGGTCGTCGGCTACACGGACGCCGACCTGTCCATGTGGGCCGACATGGTGGCCCGTTCGATCCGCGCGGCGGGCGGCCGCCCCGGCGACACCGTCCATGTCGCCTACGGGTACGGCCTGTTCACCGGCGGCCTCGGAGCCCACTACGGCGCCGAGCGCCTCGGCTGCACGGTGATCCCCGCGTCCGGCGGCATGACCTCCCGTCAGGTGCGGCTGATCCTGGACCTCGAACCCCGGATCATCATGATCACGCCGTCCTACATGCTCACGCTGCTCGACGAGTTCGAGCGGCAGGGCGTCGACCCGCGTTCCACCTCGCTGCGGGTGGGGATCTTCGGCGCCGAGCCGTGGACCGAGCGGATGCGCCGGGAGATCGAGGAACGGTTCGCGATCGACGCCGTCGACATCTACGGACTGTCGGAGGTGATCGGGCCCGGGGTGGCCCAGGAGTGCGTGGAGACGAAGGACGGCCTGCACATCTGGGAGGACCACTTCTATCCCGAGGTCGTCGACCCGGTCACCGGCGAGGTGCTGCCCGAGGGCGAGGAGGGCGAACTGGTCTTCACCTCGCTCACCAAGGAGGCGATGCCGATCGTCCGCTACCGCACCCGCGACCTGACCAGGCTGCTGCCGGGGACGGCCCGGGCCTTCCGGCGGATGCAGAAGGTGACCGGCCGCAGCGACGACCTGGTCATCGTGCGCGGGGTGAACCTCTTCCCCACCCAGGTCGAGGAGATCGTGCTCGGCACCCCCGCGGTGGCGCCCCACTTCCAGCTCCGCCTGACCCGTGAGGGCCGGCTCGACGCCCTCACGGTCCGCGCCGAGGCCCGCCCCGACGCCACCCCCGAGGACCGCGACACGGCCGCGCGGACCATCGCGGCGGCCGTGAAGGACGGCATCGGTGTCTCGGTCGGCGTCGAGATCGTCGATCCGGAGTCGCTGGAGCGGTCGGTGGGCAAGATCAAGCGGATCGTGGACCTGCGCCCCCGGGAGTCATGA
- a CDS encoding alpha/beta fold hydrolase — protein MPTFTAPDGTRLAYHVRGEGEPLVVLPGGPMRASAYLGGLGGLDAHRRLILLDLRGTGDSAVPADPATYRCDRQVDDVEALRVHLGRERIDVLAHSAGGSLALLYAARYPRRVSRLALITVTPWALGRPATAEDRLTAARLREDEPWFDAAFSAFRAWLAGEGEGEPDWSVVAPFFHGRWDDTARALEAATDEQTNAEAEARFLAPDAFDPPALRTALAGVDAPVLVLAGEVDGGPRPVLARLVADAFPNAAFAVQPGAGHYPWLDDPRRFTARARAFLDAVPVAGPTPSA, from the coding sequence ATGCCGACCTTCACCGCGCCCGACGGGACCCGACTCGCCTACCACGTACGGGGCGAGGGCGAACCGCTCGTCGTCCTGCCCGGCGGCCCGATGCGCGCCTCCGCCTACCTCGGTGGCCTCGGCGGTCTCGACGCCCACCGCCGGCTGATCCTCCTCGACCTGCGCGGCACCGGGGACTCCGCCGTCCCCGCCGACCCGGCGACGTACCGCTGCGACCGGCAGGTCGACGACGTCGAGGCCCTGCGCGTCCACCTGGGACGGGAGCGGATCGACGTGCTCGCGCACTCGGCCGGCGGCAGCCTCGCGCTGCTGTACGCGGCCCGGTACCCCCGGCGGGTGTCCCGGCTCGCGCTGATCACCGTCACGCCGTGGGCCCTGGGCCGCCCGGCCACGGCCGAGGACCGGCTGACGGCCGCGCGGCTGCGGGAGGACGAACCGTGGTTCGACGCCGCGTTCTCCGCGTTTCGGGCCTGGCTCGCGGGGGAGGGCGAGGGCGAGCCCGACTGGTCCGTCGTCGCGCCCTTCTTCCACGGCCGGTGGGACGACACCGCCCGCGCGCTGGAGGCCGCCACCGACGAGCAGACCAACGCCGAGGCGGAGGCGCGCTTCCTCGCCCCGGACGCCTTCGACCCGCCCGCCCTGCGCACCGCCCTCGCCGGGGTGGACGCCCCCGTCCTCGTGCTGGCGGGCGAGGTGGACGGCGGTCCCCGGCCCGTCCTCGCCCGGCTCGTCGCCGACGCCTTCCCCAACGCCGCCTTCGCGGTGCAGCCCGGCGCCGGCCACTACCCGTGGCTGGACGATCCGCGCCGGTTCACCGCACGCGCCCGCGCCTTCCTCGACGCCGTCCCGGTCGCCGGTCCCACGCCGTCCGCCTAG
- a CDS encoding esterase/lipase family protein encodes MADRAKLPIVYVRGFAGGPSGIDKAVQDPFYGFNEGSTHVRVGADDRPAYHQFESPLLRLHLDHGYRILVQGGQEAYLETHDEIPSDSIWIHRFYDASASTWTTRPREFRLEDAARDLLRLVRTIREKSGAPRVHLVAHSMGGLICRSLIQKVLPDLGEDPADHVDKFFTYGTPHGGIAFDVGFGLVERLMDATGISGADIFAHRRMYEYLTPDALREDGGPPDDWDPRTMPDGVFPPERIFCLVGTDPADYDVAHGLSSRAVGVRSDGLVQIDNAQVPGAQRAFVHRSHSGGYGLVNSEEGYQNLRRFLFGDLRVQAELVGLRPPAGRGGTRWQAEVRLAVRGLPSVMHEQLAAHWCPIQLPQPRDDGTAAEPVPLAVTFLDSGAPRPADSPTLRYALHLRILSLRERDGILRFTEHLEQTADFADILVVDVGPAQTGPGVWVVWNSDLPGAIWEHRPTGTPCGDEEPSAGVWRARVPLPGTAAPILGPDAGVRLTVTPWS; translated from the coding sequence ATGGCCGATCGGGCAAAGCTCCCCATCGTGTACGTGCGGGGATTCGCGGGCGGTCCCTCGGGGATCGACAAGGCCGTCCAGGACCCCTTCTACGGTTTCAACGAGGGCTCGACGCACGTCCGTGTCGGAGCGGACGACCGGCCCGCGTACCACCAGTTCGAGAGCCCCCTGCTGCGACTGCACCTCGACCACGGCTATCGGATCCTCGTCCAGGGCGGCCAGGAGGCCTACCTGGAGACCCACGACGAGATCCCGTCCGACAGCATCTGGATCCACCGCTTCTACGACGCCTCGGCGAGCACCTGGACCACGAGACCCAGGGAGTTCCGCCTGGAGGACGCCGCCCGGGATCTGCTCCGCCTGGTGCGCACGATCCGGGAGAAGAGCGGCGCGCCACGCGTGCATCTGGTGGCCCACTCCATGGGCGGCCTCATCTGCCGCAGCCTGATCCAGAAGGTGCTGCCCGACCTGGGCGAGGACCCGGCGGACCACGTGGACAAGTTCTTCACCTACGGCACCCCGCACGGAGGCATCGCCTTCGACGTCGGGTTCGGCCTCGTGGAGCGGCTGATGGACGCCACCGGCATCAGCGGCGCCGACATCTTCGCCCACCGGCGCATGTACGAGTACCTGACCCCGGACGCCCTGCGCGAGGACGGCGGCCCGCCCGACGACTGGGACCCGCGCACCATGCCCGACGGCGTCTTCCCGCCGGAGCGGATCTTCTGCCTGGTGGGCACCGACCCCGCCGACTACGACGTCGCCCACGGTCTGTCGTCGCGTGCCGTCGGTGTGCGCAGCGACGGACTGGTGCAGATCGACAACGCCCAGGTGCCGGGCGCGCAGCGGGCGTTCGTGCACCGCAGCCACAGCGGTGGCTACGGACTGGTCAACTCCGAGGAGGGGTACCAGAACCTGCGGCGTTTCCTCTTCGGCGACCTGCGGGTGCAGGCCGAACTGGTCGGGCTGCGGCCGCCGGCCGGGCGCGGCGGGACCCGCTGGCAGGCGGAGGTGCGGCTCGCCGTGCGCGGGCTGCCCAGCGTGATGCACGAACAACTGGCCGCCCACTGGTGCCCGATCCAGCTGCCGCAGCCGCGGGACGACGGCACGGCCGCCGAGCCCGTCCCGCTGGCGGTGACCTTCCTCGACAGCGGCGCGCCGCGGCCCGCGGACAGCCCCACGCTGCGCTACGCCCTGCACCTGCGGATCCTGTCGCTGCGGGAGCGGGACGGGATCCTGCGCTTCACCGAACACCTGGAACAGACCGCGGACTTCGCCGACATCCTGGTCGTCGACGTCGGCCCCGCGCAGACCGGCCCGGGCGTCTGGGTCGTCTGGAACTCCGACCTCCCCGGCGCCATCTGGGAGCACCGGCCCACCGGTACGCCGTGCGGCGACGAGGAGCCGAGCGCAGGCGTCTGGCGGGCCCGCGTCCCCCTGCCCGGGACGGCGGCGCCGATCCTGGGCCCGGACGCCGGCGTCCGGCTGACGGTCACGCCCTGGAGCTGA
- a CDS encoding acyl-CoA synthetase, giving the protein MEYNIADLFESVVDVAADREALVYVDHPGTGAERRLTYAELDAAANRIGHHLLDSGIRPGEHLGLHLYNGVEYLQTVLGCLKARIVPVNVNYRYVEEELVYLYRDADLVALVFDAEFGDRVAAALPQAPALRHPIRVGPPGGGTVSFTEAEAAGSPERGFPARSGDDQFIIYTGGTTGLPKGVMWRQEDLFFSGLGGGAPTGEPVKKPEEVAERVAAGGTGITFFPTPPLMHGTSTLTAFIGFNFGQRVVIHRKFVPEEVLRTIENEKVTSISLVGDAMLRPLIDALDGPLRGTDCSSVFSVSSSGAIMSDTVRRQFRELMPNAMLLNNFGSSESGFNGTATEDSGPERGFRVRVNSRTRVVDPATREPVAAGEVGRVAQCGHVPLGYYNDPVKTAETFFRKDGERWVLLGDMATVDEDGVVVVLGRGSQCINTGGEKVYPEEVEQALKSHPDVYDALVAGVPDPTWGNHVAAVVQVRDGAPRPSLEDIQSHCRSRLAGYKIPRQLVVKESIRRSPSGKADYRWAREVAVAEDR; this is encoded by the coding sequence GTGGAGTACAACATTGCCGACCTGTTCGAGTCCGTCGTCGACGTGGCGGCCGACCGCGAGGCGCTCGTGTACGTCGACCACCCCGGGACGGGCGCGGAGCGCCGTCTGACGTACGCGGAACTGGACGCCGCCGCCAACCGCATCGGCCATCACCTCCTGGACAGCGGCATCCGCCCGGGCGAGCACCTCGGCCTGCACCTGTACAACGGCGTCGAGTACCTCCAGACGGTGCTGGGCTGCCTGAAGGCCAGGATCGTGCCCGTCAACGTGAACTACCGCTATGTGGAAGAGGAGTTGGTCTACCTCTACCGGGACGCGGATCTGGTGGCGCTGGTCTTCGACGCCGAGTTCGGCGACCGGGTGGCGGCGGCGCTGCCGCAGGCACCGGCGCTCAGGCATCCGATCCGCGTCGGGCCGCCCGGCGGGGGGACCGTCTCCTTCACCGAGGCCGAGGCGGCCGGTTCCCCGGAGCGCGGCTTCCCGGCCCGTTCGGGGGACGACCAGTTCATCATCTACACCGGTGGCACGACCGGCCTGCCCAAAGGCGTGATGTGGCGCCAGGAGGACCTGTTCTTCTCGGGGCTCGGCGGCGGGGCGCCGACCGGGGAGCCGGTGAAGAAGCCGGAGGAGGTCGCCGAGCGGGTGGCCGCCGGCGGTACCGGCATCACCTTCTTCCCCACCCCGCCGCTGATGCACGGCACCTCCACCCTGACCGCCTTCATCGGCTTCAACTTCGGGCAGCGGGTCGTCATTCACCGCAAGTTCGTCCCCGAGGAGGTGCTCAGGACGATCGAGAACGAGAAGGTCACCAGCATCTCGCTGGTGGGCGACGCGATGCTGCGGCCGCTGATCGACGCCCTCGACGGCCCGCTGCGCGGCACCGACTGCTCGTCGGTGTTCAGCGTGTCCTCCTCCGGGGCGATCATGTCGGACACCGTCCGCCGGCAGTTCCGTGAGCTGATGCCGAACGCGATGCTGCTCAACAACTTCGGTTCCTCCGAGTCCGGGTTCAACGGCACGGCGACGGAGGACTCGGGGCCCGAGCGCGGCTTCCGCGTGCGCGTCAACTCCCGCACCCGGGTCGTCGATCCGGCCACCCGCGAACCGGTGGCCGCCGGTGAGGTCGGACGGGTCGCCCAGTGCGGCCACGTACCGCTCGGCTACTACAACGACCCCGTGAAGACGGCCGAGACCTTCTTCCGCAAGGACGGCGAACGCTGGGTGCTGCTCGGCGACATGGCGACCGTCGACGAGGACGGTGTGGTCGTCGTCCTGGGGCGCGGCTCGCAGTGCATCAACACGGGGGGCGAGAAGGTGTACCCCGAGGAGGTCGAGCAGGCGCTGAAGTCCCACCCGGACGTGTACGACGCCCTGGTGGCGGGGGTGCCGGATCCGACGTGGGGCAACCACGTGGCGGCGGTGGTGCAGGTGCGCGACGGCGCGCCGCGGCCCTCGCTGGAGGACATCCAGAGCCACTGCCGTTCCCGGCTGGCCGGTTACAAGATCCCGCGCCAGCTGGTGGTGAAGGAGTCCATCCGCCGCTCACCGAGCGGGAAGGCGGACTACCGGTGGGCGCGCGAGGTGGCGGTCGCCGAGGACCGGTGA
- a CDS encoding crotonase/enoyl-CoA hydratase family protein: MGGTEHLTVRREGATMVLTLNRPEARNALSIAMLVGLYDGWLEADEDDSVRSVVFTGAGGSFCAGMDLKALAGRGMEGERYRDRLKADPDLHWKAMLRHHRPRKPVIAAVEGYCVAGGTEMLQGTDIRVAGESATFGLFEVARGLFPIGGSTVRLQRQIPRTHALEMLLTGRSYTAREAAAIGLVGHVVPDGQALEKALEIAERVNACGPLAVEAVKASVYETAELTEADGLAAELARGWPVFDTADAKEGARAFAEKRAPVYRRA, translated from the coding sequence ATGGGCGGTACCGAACACCTCACCGTGCGGCGCGAGGGCGCCACCATGGTGCTCACGCTCAACAGACCGGAGGCGAGGAACGCGCTCTCGATCGCCATGCTCGTCGGCCTCTACGACGGCTGGCTCGAGGCGGACGAGGACGACTCGGTCCGCTCGGTCGTGTTCACCGGCGCGGGCGGCTCCTTCTGCGCCGGAATGGATCTCAAGGCGCTGGCCGGCCGGGGCATGGAGGGCGAGCGGTACCGCGACCGGCTCAAGGCCGACCCCGACCTGCACTGGAAGGCGATGCTGCGCCACCACCGCCCCCGCAAGCCGGTCATCGCGGCCGTCGAGGGGTACTGCGTGGCGGGCGGCACCGAGATGCTCCAGGGCACCGACATCCGCGTGGCCGGCGAGTCCGCCACCTTCGGGCTCTTCGAGGTCGCCCGCGGCCTCTTTCCGATCGGCGGCTCGACGGTCCGCCTGCAACGCCAGATCCCGCGCACCCACGCCCTGGAGATGCTGCTCACCGGCCGCTCCTACACCGCCCGCGAGGCCGCGGCCATCGGCCTGGTCGGCCATGTCGTCCCCGACGGCCAGGCCCTGGAGAAGGCACTGGAGATCGCCGAACGGGTCAACGCCTGCGGCCCCCTCGCCGTGGAGGCGGTGAAGGCGTCCGTGTACGAGACCGCCGAGCTGACCGAGGCCGACGGGCTGGCCGCCGAACTCGCCAGAGGCTGGCCGGTGTTCGACACGGCCGACGCCAAGGAGGGCGCCCGGGCCTTCGCGGAGAAGCGGGCGCCGGTCTACCGCCGTGCGTGA
- a CDS encoding Zn-ribbon domain-containing OB-fold protein, translating into MSEVLKAPLVVEFPFTRSLGPVQSAFLTGLRERVVLGVRTSDGRTLVPPVEYDPVTADELHDLAEVAPTGTVTTWAWNHAPRRGQPLTTPFAWVLVRLDGADTALLHALDAPGPDAVRTGMRVRIRWAPERTGAVTDIACFEPYDGGPAPLTGRTDGHAGPVTGIVAAARLDYTYSPGRAQSAYIAGLADRRTLGERCPSCRKVYVPPRGACPTCGVPTADQVEVGPRGTVTTFCIVNIKAKNLDIEVPYVYAHIALDGAGLALHGRIGGIPYDQVRMGLRVEPVWTQDARYPDHYRPTGEPDAEYDTYKELL; encoded by the coding sequence ATGTCCGAAGTACTCAAAGCGCCGCTTGTCGTCGAGTTCCCGTTCACCCGGTCCCTCGGGCCCGTCCAGAGCGCCTTCCTCACCGGTCTGCGCGAGCGGGTCGTCCTCGGCGTGCGGACCTCCGACGGCCGCACCCTGGTACCGCCCGTCGAGTACGACCCCGTCACCGCCGACGAGCTCCACGACCTGGCCGAGGTGGCCCCGACGGGCACCGTCACCACCTGGGCCTGGAACCACGCGCCCCGCCGGGGCCAGCCCCTGACCACCCCCTTCGCCTGGGTCCTGGTCCGCCTCGACGGCGCCGACACCGCCCTCCTGCACGCCCTGGACGCCCCCGGCCCCGACGCCGTCCGCACCGGCATGCGCGTACGGATCCGCTGGGCGCCCGAACGCACCGGCGCCGTCACCGACATCGCCTGCTTCGAGCCGTACGACGGCGGACCCGCCCCCCTCACGGGCCGCACGGACGGGCACGCCGGCCCGGTCACCGGCATCGTCGCCGCCGCCCGGCTCGACTACACCTACTCACCGGGCCGCGCCCAGTCCGCCTACATCGCCGGCCTCGCCGACCGGCGCACCCTCGGCGAACGCTGCCCCTCCTGCCGCAAGGTGTACGTCCCGCCCCGAGGCGCCTGCCCCACCTGCGGGGTCCCCACCGCCGATCAGGTCGAGGTCGGACCGCGCGGGACCGTCACCACCTTCTGCATCGTCAACATCAAGGCCAAGAACCTCGACATCGAGGTGCCCTACGTCTACGCCCACATCGCCCTGGACGGCGCCGGTCTGGCGCTGCACGGCCGGATCGGCGGCATCCCCTACGACCAGGTCCGCATGGGACTGCGCGTCGAACCCGTGTGGACGCAGGACGCCCGCTACCCCGACCACTACCGGCCCACCGGCGAACCAGACGCGGAGTACGACACCTACAAGGAGCTGCTATGA